A single Chloracidobacterium sp. DNA region contains:
- the coaBC gene encoding bifunctional phosphopantothenoylcysteine decarboxylase/phosphopantothenate--cysteine ligase CoaBC, producing the protein MAKYRIGLGVSGGIAAYKAVEVLRLLQKAGCDVSVAMTRHATEFVQPLTFRALTDKHVVVDDYAADNPDPIAHINFSQNIDLLLIVPATANIIAKFANGVADDFLSSTYLATTAPVLIAPAMNTTMWEQPATKRNVERLRNDGVHFIEPIAGELACKTVGTGKLEDVENIAYQTLAILASDEQGRGGINAQVRSIGNMPRSNDLSGENILITVGGTREAIDPVRFISNHSSGKMGFAVAEAAAARGAKVTVVAGVTTVEPPTNVKVIQAVSADDMFAAVMGELAAATIFVGAAAVADYAPANVADAKIKKDGRDSMTLELRKTPDILSNVSRNRPVGMIVVGFAAETNDVIGYARSKMEKKGLDIVVANDITKPGAGFNADTNIATIITRNGGETDLPLMAKREMADRILDEVAVMRQN; encoded by the coding sequence ATGGCGAAATATCGCATAGGTTTAGGCGTTTCGGGCGGGATCGCGGCTTATAAGGCTGTCGAGGTTTTGCGGTTGTTGCAAAAGGCAGGTTGCGATGTGTCGGTGGCAATGACGCGGCACGCGACTGAATTTGTACAACCGCTCACATTTAGGGCTTTGACCGACAAGCACGTCGTTGTCGATGATTATGCCGCCGATAATCCGGACCCGATCGCCCATATTAATTTTTCGCAAAATATCGACCTATTGCTCATCGTTCCGGCCACGGCGAATATCATTGCGAAGTTTGCGAACGGAGTGGCCGATGATTTTCTTTCATCGACGTATCTCGCGACGACAGCACCCGTATTGATCGCGCCGGCAATGAACACGACGATGTGGGAACAGCCCGCGACAAAACGGAATGTCGAGCGGTTGCGAAATGATGGCGTTCACTTTATTGAACCAATTGCGGGCGAATTGGCGTGCAAGACCGTCGGGACCGGAAAGCTTGAAGACGTTGAGAATATTGCTTACCAAACTCTTGCGATCTTAGCGTCCGACGAGCAAGGCCGCGGGGGCATTAACGCCCAAGTACGATCGATAGGGAATATGCCTCGCTCGAACGACCTTTCGGGTGAGAATATTCTCATAACGGTTGGAGGCACTCGTGAGGCGATCGACCCGGTGCGGTTTATCTCTAATCACTCATCCGGAAAGATGGGTTTTGCTGTTGCCGAGGCGGCGGCGGCACGTGGTGCTAAAGTGACGGTGGTCGCAGGGGTTACTACTGTGGAACCTCCGACAAATGTAAAGGTGATCCAAGCCGTATCGGCCGACGATATGTTTGCGGCGGTAATGGGCGAATTGGCTGCGGCGACGATCTTTGTCGGTGCGGCCGCAGTTGCAGATTACGCTCCGGCCAATGTTGCTGATGCAAAGATCAAAAAGGACGGTCGAGATTCGATGACGCTGGAACTAAGGAAAACGCCTGACATATTATCGAACGTGTCGAGAAATCGGCCTGTCGGAATGATCGTCGTAGGTTTCGCCGCCGAGACCAATGATGTCATCGGCTATGCTCGATCAAAAATGGAGAAAAAGGGACTGGATATTGTCGTCGCCAACGATATCACAAAGCCAGGTGCGGGATTTAATGCCGATACTAATATTGCCACGATCATTACCCGCAACGGTGGCGAGACGGACTTGCCTTTGATGGCGAAACGGGAAATGGCGGATAGAATATTAGACGAAGTCGCAGTTATGAGGCAAAATTGA
- a CDS encoding phytoene/squalene synthase family protein, with translation MTGLKTSNELNRTGLLECRDITRRYGTSFYFATQFFPKETRDGIYAVYAFARIPDEIVDDPGTTTRSERVERLEEWRQTWLRAMGNGGSDDPIMAAIVHAFQKYDIPIEDGEAFLKSMFMDEEKKAYANYAELEEYMYGSAGVIGLMVTRIVGFSTPKAFPYAIKLGYAFQLTNFLRDIKEDWDELGRVYMPEDELSRFGLAGSDLGRRRFDDRFIDFMKFQIERNRQIYREALPGIKMLNWRGRLAVKISFVLYRAILAEIERAGYNVYRGRVRTDLRKKIKLSIRALAGVYE, from the coding sequence ATGACGGGACTCAAAACATCGAATGAATTGAACAGGACCGGCCTGCTTGAATGTCGCGACATCACGCGGCGTTACGGCACTAGCTTCTATTTTGCTACACAATTTTTTCCCAAGGAAACGCGCGACGGTATCTACGCGGTGTACGCATTTGCACGTATCCCGGATGAGATCGTGGACGACCCGGGCACGACGACTCGTTCCGAGCGAGTTGAACGCCTCGAGGAATGGCGGCAGACGTGGCTGAGAGCAATGGGTAACGGCGGTTCGGACGACCCGATAATGGCGGCCATCGTTCACGCCTTTCAAAAATACGATATACCGATCGAAGACGGCGAAGCGTTTCTTAAGTCGATGTTTATGGACGAGGAAAAGAAGGCCTACGCCAATTACGCCGAGCTTGAGGAATATATGTACGGGTCTGCCGGGGTCATCGGCTTGATGGTCACCAGGATAGTTGGATTCTCCACGCCGAAAGCATTCCCATACGCGATCAAGCTTGGATATGCATTCCAACTCACGAATTTTTTGCGCGATATTAAAGAGGACTGGGATGAACTTGGGCGTGTCTATATGCCTGAGGACGAACTTTCCCGCTTTGGCCTCGCCGGCTCCGATCTTGGACGACGGCGTTTCGACGATCGGTTCATCGATTTTATGAAGTTCCAGATCGAACGAAACAGGCAAATCTACCGCGAAGCTCTGCCGGGTATCAAAATGCTCAACTGGCGAGGGCGTCTAGCGGTCAAGATCTCGTTTGTTCTATATCGGGCAATATTGGCCGAAATCGAACGAGCCGGATACAATGTTTATCGCGGACGCGTGCGAACGGACCTCAGAAAAAAGATA
- a CDS encoding uracil-DNA glycosylase, which produces MSLTETLPNDANTAAILKIRAEIGPDCTRCKLSALGRSKVVNSVGNFNAELMFVGEAPGADEDEMGEPFVGRAGKLLTDIIEKGLLIPRKDVFIGNINRCRPPQNRAPEPDETAACKPFLIREIEVIKPKVIVVLGATAAHNLLETKVPIGKLRGQFHDYQGCKVMPTFHPAYLLRDPHKKREVWEDMKMVRDLLNDEK; this is translated from the coding sequence ATGTCACTAACTGAAACTCTTCCAAACGATGCCAATACCGCCGCCATTCTTAAAATTCGAGCTGAGATCGGCCCCGACTGTACGCGATGTAAACTATCTGCCCTTGGCCGCAGCAAGGTCGTAAACAGCGTCGGTAACTTTAATGCTGAACTGATGTTCGTTGGCGAAGCCCCGGGTGCCGACGAGGACGAAATGGGCGAGCCATTTGTCGGGCGAGCGGGTAAATTGCTGACTGATATCATTGAAAAAGGCCTTTTGATACCGAGAAAGGACGTATTCATAGGCAATATTAATCGCTGCCGTCCACCGCAGAATCGAGCTCCTGAGCCGGACGAGACGGCCGCTTGCAAGCCTTTTCTAATCCGTGAGATCGAGGTCATTAAACCCAAAGTAATTGTGGTTCTTGGGGCGACGGCCGCTCACAACCTGCTCGAGACCAAAGTTCCTATAGGTAAACTGCGAGGGCAGTTTCACGATTATCAGGGCTGCAAGGTGATGCCAACGTTCCACCCGGCATATCTGCTACGCGATCCTCACAAAAAACGCGAGGTTTGGGAAGATATGAAGATGGTACGCGATCTTCTAAACGATGAAAAATAA
- the rplM gene encoding 50S ribosomal protein L13 has translation MSTYFPSGKGLAENRKWLVVDAKGKTVGRLATEVARILSGKNNPAWTPFMDMGDHCVVINARDAVFTGSKDDQKIYYRHTLYPGGLRETTVKEMFEKKPEKVIELAVKGMLPKTKLGRAMFKKLKVYANAEHRHIAQKPEARDI, from the coding sequence ATGAGTACTTATTTTCCGAGTGGAAAGGGATTGGCCGAAAATCGCAAATGGCTTGTTGTCGATGCGAAAGGCAAAACTGTGGGTCGCCTCGCAACTGAGGTTGCAAGGATCTTGTCAGGAAAGAACAATCCGGCATGGACGCCGTTTATGGATATGGGCGATCACTGTGTTGTGATCAACGCTCGTGATGCCGTATTTACCGGATCCAAGGACGATCAAAAGATCTATTACCGCCACACCCTCTATCCGGGTGGTTTGCGCGAGACGACTGTCAAAGAAATGTTCGAGAAAAAGCCTGAAAAGGTGATCGAACTTGCGGTCAAGGGCATGTTGCCGAAAACAAAGCTCGGCCGTGCGATGTTTAAGAAATTGAAGGTTTATGCCAACGCCGAGCATAGGCATATTGCCCAGAAACCTGAGGCACGAGACATCTAA
- a CDS encoding NUDIX hydrolase, with protein MLLPQTLSSATLYKGKIFDLRVDDIREGDIEYKREIVVHKGSAVIVPIFDDGTVALVRQYRHAAGKFLLELPAGSLEIGEDALVGAIRELEEEVGVIAGRVEKLTEFYVSPGFVTEKMHLFLATELTETEQKLDGDEIIELERIALPRALDMIDGGLIEDAKTIIGLTLSATKLAARI; from the coding sequence ATGCTATTACCCCAGACACTTAGCAGTGCCACCTTATATAAGGGAAAGATCTTTGACCTTCGCGTAGACGATATTCGCGAGGGAGATATCGAATATAAACGTGAGATCGTCGTTCACAAAGGAAGTGCCGTGATCGTGCCGATCTTTGATGATGGGACCGTAGCTTTGGTGAGGCAGTATCGCCACGCAGCAGGTAAATTCTTGCTGGAGTTGCCCGCCGGGTCACTCGAAATCGGCGAAGACGCTTTGGTTGGGGCGATCCGCGAACTTGAGGAAGAGGTCGGAGTCATTGCAGGCAGAGTCGAAAAGTTGACGGAGTTTTATGTCTCGCCGGGGTTTGTCACTGAGAAAATGCATCTTTTTTTGGCAACCGAACTTACCGAAACCGAACAGAAACTAGACGGCGACGAGATCATCGAGCTCGAACGCATCGCTCTACCACGTGCTCTCGATATGATAGATGGCGGTTTGATCGAGGATGCCAAGACCATCATCGGCCTCACACTTTCAGCCACAAAATTGGCCGCACGGATTTAA
- the rpsI gene encoding 30S ribosomal protein S9: protein MADIQYYGTGRRKTSTARVYLRPGSGKIVVNKRDFDTYFPNEALQMIIRQPLRLTETAEQFDILVNVDGGGTAGQAGAVRHGITRALMEFNADLRPSLKKAGLVTRDPRQKERKKYGQKGARKRFQFSKR from the coding sequence ATGGCAGACATACAGTATTACGGCACCGGCCGCAGAAAGACTTCGACCGCACGTGTTTACCTTCGCCCGGGCAGTGGGAAGATCGTCGTCAACAAACGCGATTTTGATACATACTTTCCGAACGAAGCGTTGCAAATGATCATTCGCCAACCGCTTCGTCTCACGGAGACTGCGGAGCAGTTCGACATACTTGTAAATGTTGATGGCGGCGGCACGGCCGGACAGGCAGGTGCAGTTCGTCACGGCATCACGCGTGCGTTGATGGAATTCAACGCTGACCTTCGCCCGTCTTTGAAAAAAGCCGGCCTGGTCACCCGTGATCCGCGGCAGAAAGAACGTAAGAAATACGGACAGAAAGGCGCTCGTAAGCGATTCCAGTTCTCGAAGCGTTAA